From Camelina sativa cultivar DH55 chromosome 5, Cs, whole genome shotgun sequence:
atataattgaAAAGgatgtaattttattaaaacaaaaaagttataaaaaggaaaaatattagtatatgaAGCTTGATgttctaaaattattaattaacctAATCACATGTCAGCCTCATGCATGTGTTAatcatgtttaaaatatatttttttaataaattgtagtattttggttatttattttgatttctacTTGCAATTCtttcaattttcctttttaatttgaaatacgtgatgatttaaaataaattttcatattatttatttgaatttcttttctTCAGTTAGAAATATGTAAAATCAATACAtaagcttttttattttcaattattttcaaaGATTTATTTGTACTCTTAGTAgattgtgtattttaatttatattttatatttatttgtactATTAATCAATAAtagttttttaagaaaatgaaaattaaggaaatagattttttttcagtCTCTCGGTCTCACTTCTTCCTTGGGTCGGTCCATCAGCGAGCGAGAGGCTTTTCCCTCCCAGTcgctctttttattttgttcctttATTCCCTTTCTCGAGAAAACAGCAGAGGTAAAATGACGGAAAACGAAGGAAACGACAAGAAAATGGAAGGATCTAATCCTAAGAAGAAGCTAAACCTTGTAACCTTCACCGGAGCCGCCGGTCTTCTAGGACTCGCCGTCAGTCTCGCCGTCTTCGCTTTCAATTCCCACAAgcaaaaaacgaagaagaaaggcactctctctcactctcactctctcactctctcactctcGTTCTTCCTTTCCGATTCCGCGTTTCACGAATTCGAATTTCACAATGCTTACCTTTATCAATTGTTAGGTCTTCCTGGTTGTGATAATGTTTGCGTTAACCTATCCGCGAAGGAGATTCTCGAGTTAGCTGACGAAATTATTCACAAGTCCTCGCGAGTTCATGATTCTGTTGCTTTGGTTGCTTTAGATAAGGTTTTTTTGAACAATTACTGGATTAAGAAGTTTGGGGGAAACGCTTgattgatttggattttttttttattttttctgactTGATTCAAATGCTTCTTGTAGCTCTCTTATGAGAATGTTGTATTGCCATTGGCGGAATTGGAAGCTAGACAACTCTCGCTTATACAATGTTGTGTGTTTCCTAAGATGTTATCGCCTCACGATAGTGTTCGTAAAGCTAGTGCTGAAGCTGAGCAGAGAATCGACGCTCATATTCTTTCCTGCAGGTGAAATTGGATTCTCATGAAGCATgacatgttgtttttttttttttttgaaatttctgaTTCACTTTATGTGAAATTGAAGTTCATTTCTTTGTGCAGAAAACGTGAAGATGTTTACCGGATTATCAAAATTTATGCTGCAAAGGGAGAATCAATAGCGCCGGAAGCTAAATGCTACCTAGAGTGTCTGGTAAGGAAAATTGAATCATGTGCTCCTCTTATATATTGCTCTCAAGGTTTTCACTGTCTCAGACATTACTACTATATCACGTTTCTTCTGCTAATGCAATGTAATGCCTTAGCCAAACACATTCTAACAACTGAGATTATTTAGTTCATCTGTGTTCCTTATCATAGTCGTTATCATTTCTAATTTCTTGGTCCATGAATTTGTACTATTGATATTTAAGGTATTCTTATCCTCATGGACTATCATATAGCACTCTTTAAGAGTTGGACCAAAGAATTTTGCATTCATGAGCTTCATTCAGTTGGAATAATGAGCTTCCTTTTCATAGCACATTTTCAGGAGTTGCTTGCAGTCTTCTTTTCACTTTACTAAGCTGTTTGAATTGAACCAAAATATTGATTTCTGTTTTATCAGTGACAGGTTAGAGACTTTGAGGACAATGGTCTGAACCTTACTGCAGTAAAAAGACAGGAAGTTGAGCGACTAACAAATGAAATTGATGAGCTTAGCTTGCGATACATTCAGAATTTAAATGAAGATAGTTCTTGTCTCTTTTTTACTGAGGATGAGCTCGCTGGTTTGCCTCTAGAATTTCTTCAGgtgtttatttcaaattttatttgcttactCTTGTCACATATGCAAATTTGTTGTATTGTCTTTTTCGGACATGGCTTTTTCTGAACAATTTCTCATTTCTGCACTTTCTCCTGCAGAGTTTGGAAAAAACTCAAAGTAAAGAATTTAAGCTCACCTTGGAAAGTTGTCACGTCGCAGCTATTCTAGAGTTGTGCAAGGTAAGAGTTTCCATGGTTCTTGTTGATTGACATGCGACAGAAAAGGTGGCAGTTACTTGCCAATTTTTAATactggcttttttttttaataaccagGAATCATTTCAACATCACTCTCTATGTCTAGGCCAATGCATTAGAATCTGTCTTTGAAATAGTTTTGGCTCTTGTTTTAAACTTTGCAGATAGCCAAGACAAGGAAGACGGTGGCTATGGCATATGGAAAGAGATGTGGAGATGCCAATATTCCAGTGTTACAAAGATTGGTACTTGTGTCTATTCTAGAAACCCTTGACAGAATCCTGCAGCACATTTTAATCAGTTCACTTTTTACTATTCTCGTCTTTGTAGGTTCAGTCACGCCATAGATTAGCTCGCGTCCTTGGTTATGCACACTTCGCAGATTATGCTCTTGATCGCAGAATGTCAAAGACATCAATGACGGTTTGTGAAGAACCCTTAAGTGATTAGTTTAGCATTCTTCATTACTTGTTTGTACTGACGCCCTTATTGTTCCAGGTGATCAGGTTTCTGGAGGACATCTCGTCCAGTTTAACTGACTTGGCTATTAGAGAGTTTTCCATTTTGAAAGACTTGAAGGTAACATAATGTCggtattatataataataggTGATTCCTTTCTCACTACTTACTTACTGGGTTTTTTATATCAGAGTAAAGAAGAAGGGGAGATTCCATTTGGCGTAGAAGATCTATTATATTACATAAAGAGGGTAGAGGAATTGCAGTTTGATCTTGATTTTGGAGATATCCGGCAATATTTTCCTGTCAGTTTGGTCCTATCCGGGATCTTTAAAATATGTCAAGACCTTTTTGGTGAGTTTACGCCTGTACTCTAAAATCTTTTGGGGTCTTAATAAATTTCTGCTTTGCTTATGTGGCTTGAGAATACTTAATGTCCATTTATTTCATCCTCGTCATAGCTTGCTGACCACCTTTATGATTTCGCCATGCAGGGATAAAAATTGAGGAGGTTACAGAAGTTGATGTCTGGTATCATGATGTTCGAGCTTTTGCCGTCTTTGACTCCGGATCTGGAAAGCTTTTGGGATATTTCTATCTTGACATGTTTACAAGGTCCATTAGCGACCTTCATCATCCTCTTTACTTTTAGAACCTCCGTTTCATTTTGAGTTGAGAGAATAATTTTGTTCCACAGGGAAGGAAAATGTAATCACAGCTGTGTGGTGGCTCTTCAGAATAACGCATTGTTCTCCAACGGTGCATGTCAGGTGACAATCCTACATCTATGTCGGACCTTTATGTGGAAGTTTCATGCAACTCAAAATATAAATCGATACTGTGATCTCATGCGGATGTATTTTGATGTTTTAGTATTCGtattttggtatttattttGCTTCTGTCTCCAGATTCCTGTGGCGTTGCTTATTGCACAGTTTGCCAAGGATGGCAGTGGTGAAGCTGTGCCATTGGGATTCTCTGAGGTGGTTAATCTTTTTCATGAGTTTGGCCATGTGGTACGTGAATGAAACTGGTTAGCTGGAACAGCAGAATAAATTCTGTTGGTATCTTTTGTATATATCTGAGgatgttatgacttatgagctGATATTCCTTGCTAACCATTGGTAAATAGGTCCAACATATCTGCAATCGTGCTTCATTTGCTAGATTCTCGGGCCTACGTGTTGACCCTGACTTTCGGGAGATCCCTTCTCAGTTATTGGAAAACTGGCAAGTAAactgatgtttttttcttaaaagtctTTCTGTATCAACACCAAATCCTTATTGGCGGAATATAACTCTGGTATCTCTAGGTGTTACGAGAGTTTCACGTTGAAGTTAATATCAGGTTATCGTCAGGTGAGTGCTTCTCACGACTAAATTATTGACAATTGTTCTTTTGGTAGACTAGTCGTAATAATTTGTATAAACCTCGGATTTATTTCCCTTCTAGACTGTGACTGGCAGTCTGCAAAACACTGACTGCTTTATTTAATCCGTTGGACCTGCAGGATATCACCAAGCCACTTGTGGATGAAGTCTGCAAAACACTCAAACGTTGGAGATATTCTTTCTCTGCACTAAAGTCGCTTCAGGAGATATTATACTGTGAGACATCTCTGCAC
This genomic window contains:
- the LOC104787784 gene encoding probable thimet oligopeptidase codes for the protein MTENEGNDKKMEGSNPKKKLNLVTFTGAAGLLGLAVSLAVFAFNSHKQKTKKKGLPGCDNVCVNLSAKEILELADEIIHKSSRVHDSVALVALDKLSYENVVLPLAELEARQLSLIQCCVFPKMLSPHDSVRKASAEAEQRIDAHILSCRKREDVYRIIKIYAAKGESIAPEAKCYLECLVRDFEDNGLNLTAVKRQEVERLTNEIDELSLRYIQNLNEDSSCLFFTEDELAGLPLEFLQSLEKTQSKEFKLTLESCHVAAILELCKIAKTRKTVAMAYGKRCGDANIPVLQRLVQSRHRLARVLGYAHFADYALDRRMSKTSMTVIRFLEDISSSLTDLAIREFSILKDLKSKEEGEIPFGVEDLLYYIKRVEELQFDLDFGDIRQYFPVSLVLSGIFKICQDLFGIKIEEVTEVDVWYHDVRAFAVFDSGSGKLLGYFYLDMFTREGKCNHSCVVALQNNALFSNGACQIPVALLIAQFAKDGSGEAVPLGFSEVVNLFHEFGHVVQHICNRASFARFSGLRVDPDFREIPSQLLENWCYESFTLKLISGYRQDITKPLVDEVCKTLKRWRYSFSALKSLQEILYCQFDQIIYSDDNADLLQLIRSLHPKVMIGLPAVEGTNPASCFPRAVIGSEATCYSRLWSEVYAADIFASKFGDGHPNLYAGLQFRDKVLAPGGGKEPMELLTSFLGREPSTQAFIDSRTNYSL